A window of Borrelia sp. A-FGy1 contains these coding sequences:
- a CDS encoding tetratricopeptide repeat protein, giving the protein MRLSKKLILIFIFLIILSLGVFYFNSNPYALYMLKGKRDFNELIMEVDDHLLKDDLYSAERVIKLSASYADTEFKWISLVKRAKLYSLKVNDYLLMRDIVELGVKILPGNLKLRALEVYSKLKVGSVSEACKIAKQYLFEHEKYRHLYNEAFIKNLTLNYGLKSIKDYLIKIEKEKDAYTFKNIGLNLKNNAFLINAMLLYIENKDLDSAKEILLKIKGDKNFAKELAYISYDLGNLEFAIANLKLINDNNEPSLMFLLADAYLKKGDLNKAKAEYLKLYTRFPDYSMMIYLSLAFIAKKENDFKRAIAYLNKANEKFKDNKVMNYYLANTYFEINDYFNANEISKKYKDDPLFFKLYFVLNYSNLNYEAKKSFLWRLFYRSNYSSDIAQLLSWNLLLYSDLRDLDLFFKTYTPVGDAHSWYYFYKFYYDFLKKNLDYSKKMVFENQVGKYLYGLYYNLGILQFYQKEYKKAEEYFKKSVSFLPFNLDDKNRMSLEERENVAKVYLKRGINYLYLGKFKEGRDSILTSHRFYETNDSKVYMNMIEVFKERK; this is encoded by the coding sequence TTGAGATTAAGTAAAAAATTAATACTTATTTTTATATTTTTAATAATTCTGTCCTTAGGTGTTTTTTACTTTAATTCAAATCCATATGCTTTATATATGTTAAAGGGTAAAAGAGATTTTAATGAGCTTATTATGGAAGTTGATGATCATCTTTTAAAAGATGATTTATACAGTGCTGAAAGAGTAATAAAATTATCTGCATCTTATGCGGATACTGAGTTTAAATGGATTTCTTTAGTTAAGAGAGCAAAACTTTATTCTCTTAAAGTTAATGATTACTTATTGATGAGAGATATTGTTGAGTTAGGGGTTAAGATTTTACCTGGTAATTTAAAGCTTAGGGCTCTTGAAGTATATTCAAAATTAAAAGTGGGTTCTGTTTCAGAAGCTTGTAAGATTGCGAAACAATATCTTTTTGAACATGAAAAATATAGGCATTTATACAATGAAGCTTTTATTAAAAATTTGACTTTAAATTATGGTTTAAAAAGTATCAAAGATTATTTGATTAAGATAGAAAAAGAAAAGGATGCTTATACTTTTAAGAATATAGGTTTAAATCTTAAAAACAATGCATTTTTAATTAATGCAATGCTTTTATATATAGAAAATAAGGATTTAGATTCTGCCAAGGAAATACTTTTAAAAATAAAAGGAGATAAAAATTTTGCTAAGGAACTTGCCTATATTTCTTATGACCTTGGTAATTTGGAGTTTGCCATTGCTAACCTTAAGCTTATTAATGATAATAATGAACCGAGTTTAATGTTTTTACTAGCAGATGCATATCTTAAGAAAGGTGATCTTAATAAAGCTAAAGCTGAATATTTAAAACTTTATACTAGATTTCCTGATTACAGTATGATGATTTATCTTAGCTTGGCATTTATTGCAAAGAAGGAGAATGATTTTAAAAGAGCGATTGCTTATTTGAATAAAGCTAATGAAAAGTTTAAAGATAATAAAGTAATGAACTATTATTTAGCTAATACATACTTTGAAATTAATGATTATTTTAATGCAAATGAAATTTCGAAAAAATACAAGGATGATCCTTTATTTTTTAAGCTTTACTTTGTATTAAATTATTCAAATCTTAATTATGAAGCTAAAAAATCTTTTTTGTGGCGTTTATTTTATAGGTCAAACTATAGTTCTGATATTGCTCAACTTTTATCTTGGAATCTACTTCTTTATTCTGATTTAAGAGACTTAGATTTGTTTTTTAAGACTTATACTCCTGTTGGTGATGCACATAGTTGGTATTACTTTTATAAATTTTATTATGATTTTCTCAAAAAAAACTTAGATTATTCAAAAAAAATGGTTTTTGAGAATCAAGTAGGAAAATATTTATATGGTTTATATTATAATCTTGGAATTTTGCAATTTTATCAAAAAGAGTATAAGAAAGCTGAAGAGTATTTTAAGAAGTCAGTTTCTTTTTTGCCTTTTAATTTAGATGACAAAAATAGAATGAGTTTGGAAGAACGAGAGAATGTAGCAAAGGTCTATTTAAAGAGGGGTATTAATTATCTTTATTTGGGCAAATTTAAAGAAGGGCGAGATTCTATTTTAACTTCTCATAGATTTTATGAAACTAATGATAGTAAGGTTTATATGAATATGATAGAAGTGTTTAAGGAGAGGAAATAA
- the nusB gene encoding transcription antitermination factor NusB encodes MDLKHKVRELAFKKIYSIDINRNAKDDIYDIFVLEDVLEIEELKLFYSVLVNGTYDNLASIDKLISDISFNWQLDRMDKVDLAILRMSVFSLKYQNLEVPKKAIIDDAVLIARKYGSKNSHKFVNGILDGLLKDMEN; translated from the coding sequence ATGGACTTAAAACATAAGGTTAGAGAATTAGCTTTTAAAAAGATTTATAGTATCGATATTAATCGTAATGCAAAGGATGATATTTATGATATTTTTGTGCTTGAAGATGTATTGGAAATAGAAGAATTGAAACTATTTTATTCTGTGTTAGTTAATGGCACTTATGATAATTTAGCATCTATTGACAAATTAATCAGTGATATTTCTTTTAATTGGCAATTGGATCGTATGGATAAAGTAGACCTTGCTATATTGAGGATGAGTGTATTTTCTCTTAAATATCAAAATTTGGAAGTTCCTAAGAAAGCAATAATAGATGACGCTGTTTTGATTGCCAGAAAATATGGGAGTAAAAATTCTCATAAATTTGTTAATGGAATACTTGATGGTTTATTAAAAGATATGGAGAATTAA
- a CDS encoding peptidylprolyl isomerase produces the protein MRIFLCFLLVFMLRVNFFAQNAPVVIVNLHSNEIITKTEFDSKVNTLKKTQGRDLSIAEKKQVLQVLIADILFSQEALKQGIKVEESEVVQTIKTQFGLTTFTDEQIRQMIEKQGTNWSELLSSMKRSISAQKLVLKFAQPKFSEIKTPDEKEVINYYEANKTKFVNPDIARVSHVFFSSKDKKRSDVLTKAKDITNQIKTKKITFEEAVRKYSEDEGSKSKNGDLGFLARGEQNAQNVLGADFIREIFNLNKGDISQPISSKEGFHIIKVTEMYSQKFLGLKDKISPNVDMTVKDAIKNNMVNAQQQQIVAKVQQDMYDKLNKSANVQILDSDLK, from the coding sequence ATGCGTATTTTTTTATGTTTTCTGTTAGTTTTTATGTTGAGAGTAAATTTTTTTGCTCAAAATGCTCCTGTTGTGATTGTTAATTTGCATAGTAATGAAATTATTACTAAAACAGAATTTGATTCCAAAGTGAATACTTTAAAGAAAACACAAGGACGAGATTTAAGTATTGCTGAAAAAAAACAAGTTTTACAGGTTTTAATAGCAGATATTCTTTTTAGTCAAGAGGCTTTAAAACAGGGGATTAAGGTTGAAGAATCAGAGGTTGTGCAAACTATTAAAACTCAGTTTGGGCTTACGACTTTCACAGATGAACAGATTAGGCAAATGATAGAAAAGCAAGGTACAAATTGGAGTGAACTTTTGTCTTCAATGAAGAGATCTATTTCTGCCCAAAAATTGGTTTTAAAATTTGCTCAACCTAAATTTTCTGAAATAAAAACACCAGATGAAAAAGAAGTCATTAATTATTATGAGGCTAATAAAACCAAGTTTGTTAATCCAGATATAGCAAGGGTAAGTCATGTTTTCTTTTCTTCTAAGGATAAAAAGAGATCGGATGTTCTTACTAAGGCAAAGGATATTACAAATCAGATAAAGACAAAAAAGATTACTTTTGAAGAAGCTGTAAGAAAATATTCAGAAGATGAGGGATCTAAGTCTAAGAATGGTGATCTTGGATTCTTAGCAAGAGGAGAGCAGAACGCACAAAATGTTCTTGGAGCAGATTTTATTAGAGAAATTTTTAACCTTAATAAGGGAGATATTTCTCAACCAATATCTTCAAAAGAAGGATTCCATATTATTAAAGTTACTGAAATGTATTCTCAAAAGTTTTTGGGACTTAAAGATAAAATATCTCCTAATGTAGATATGACAGTAAAAGATGCTATAAAAAATAATATGGTTAATGCTCAGCAACAACAAATTGTTGCTAAGGTGCAACAAGATATGTATGATAAACTTAATAAATCTGCTAATGTGCAAATTTTGGACTCTGATCTAAAATAG
- a CDS encoding thiolase family protein — translation MRKVAIIDGLRLPITKFGGVLKGKEMDIIEISSSIIRALLGRNNIDNVDEVIIGNVISAGLGQNIARQIVLRSNLSESTPAYTVNKICGSGLKSLELAFNSIVIGNNDIVLSGGVENLSSAPYLLPRDVRFDGLKFGDFKIEDLIYKDALVDTLSGTVMGITAENLAEMYEISREEQDEFAYNSHMKAKEARDSGYFEDEIHPLLVVDNKTNLKKIISSDEEIRDNLTLKKLATLKPFFKEDGTVTAGNSSSLNDGACFLVLAGEDIVQNMGIKPLAYIGGFKSVGLNPLHMGFGAYLAIDEIIKKFNLLPGEIDFIEINEAFAAQSLSVLKALYKKYNIKDNIINVKGGAIALGHPFSVSGSRILLTLARLMKINNKYKGIASICVGGGQGIASYLYR, via the coding sequence ATGAGGAAAGTAGCAATTATTGATGGACTTAGATTACCAATTACTAAGTTTGGAGGTGTATTGAAAGGAAAAGAGATGGACATTATTGAGATATCTTCAAGTATTATTAGAGCTTTACTTGGAAGAAATAACATTGATAATGTAGATGAAGTTATTATTGGAAATGTAATATCTGCAGGACTTGGTCAAAATATAGCTAGGCAAATTGTTTTAAGATCTAATTTGAGCGAAAGTACTCCTGCTTATACTGTGAATAAGATTTGTGGTTCAGGACTTAAATCTTTGGAGCTTGCTTTTAATTCTATTGTTATTGGAAATAATGACATTGTTTTATCTGGTGGTGTTGAGAATTTAAGCAGTGCACCCTATCTCTTGCCAAGAGATGTAAGATTTGATGGGTTAAAGTTTGGAGACTTTAAGATAGAAGATTTAATATATAAAGATGCCTTAGTAGATACTTTAAGCGGTACTGTTATGGGTATTACAGCAGAGAACTTGGCGGAAATGTATGAGATTTCAAGAGAAGAGCAGGATGAATTTGCATACAATTCACACATGAAGGCTAAGGAAGCTAGAGATAGTGGATATTTTGAAGATGAAATACATCCTTTGTTGGTTGTTGATAACAAAACAAATCTTAAGAAGATTATATCTAGTGATGAGGAGATACGAGATAATTTAACTTTAAAGAAACTTGCAACTTTAAAGCCATTCTTTAAAGAAGATGGTACTGTTACTGCAGGTAATTCTTCTAGTTTAAATGATGGAGCTTGTTTTTTAGTATTGGCAGGTGAAGATATTGTCCAAAATATGGGAATTAAGCCTTTGGCTTATATTGGTGGATTTAAAAGTGTAGGACTTAATCCTCTCCATATGGGATTTGGTGCTTATCTTGCTATTGATGAAATAATAAAGAAATTTAATTTACTTCCTGGTGAAATTGATTTTATTGAGATAAATGAAGCTTTTGCAGCTCAATCTTTAAGTGTTTTAAAAGCTTTGTATAAAAAGTATAATATTAAAGATAACATTATTAATGTTAAAGGAGGGGCTATAGCGTTAGGGCATCCATTTTCGGTTAGTGGCTCAAGAATCTTATTAACGCTGGCTCGTCTGATGAAAATTAATAATAAGTATAAAGGAATAGCATCTATTTGTGTGGGAGGAGGACAGGGCATAGCTTCTTACTTGTATAGATAG
- the dnaB gene encoding replicative DNA helicase gives MAFASVNNASMLFFNDGAEKAVISSIFYNPEKLEEASLYLKSEDFYNNMHQMIFRAMISLYEKRENIDPITVFEEVSALTPKSQLLSSFKTLSGLQDYLSLLSGYLPTDKTINVHAKIIKEYRIRRDVSKISRELNDLANDSTKKVDQFVEEAQRQVLSINLDYSSKNLHHAKAIVERVHAEIYERSMKTREANFGILSGFRKVDSLIGGFRDSDFIIIGARPSVGKTAFALNIASNIALRSDKKNKVGFFSLEMTSDALIKRIMASMANIDSFKVQNSILSGREIQALNAVANDISNSELYIADTANMSLLTLSTQARKLKKFFGVDIIFIDYISLISLEARNLPRHEQVASISKALKELARELKIPIVALSQLTRDTEGREPNLASLRESGALEQDADIVILLHRDKDLKNFVGEETPVAQTQVIIAKHRNGPTGRVDILFLPHVVSFVNKDNENEY, from the coding sequence GTGGCTTTTGCTTCCGTAAATAATGCTTCTATGCTTTTTTTTAATGATGGGGCAGAAAAAGCAGTTATTTCTAGCATATTTTATAATCCAGAAAAATTAGAAGAGGCTTCGTTGTATTTAAAGTCGGAAGACTTTTACAATAATATGCATCAAATGATTTTTAGGGCTATGATTTCTCTTTATGAAAAGAGGGAAAATATTGATCCAATAACTGTATTTGAAGAAGTATCTGCTTTAACACCTAAGTCTCAGCTTTTAAGCAGCTTTAAGACTTTATCTGGGTTGCAAGATTATTTAAGTCTTTTGTCAGGATATCTCCCAACAGACAAAACAATAAATGTGCATGCAAAAATTATAAAAGAATATCGCATTAGAAGAGATGTTTCTAAAATATCTAGAGAGCTTAATGATTTAGCAAATGATTCTACAAAAAAAGTTGACCAGTTTGTAGAAGAAGCACAAAGACAGGTTCTTTCAATTAATTTAGATTATTCCAGCAAAAATTTACATCATGCAAAAGCTATTGTTGAGAGAGTGCATGCTGAAATATACGAGAGAAGCATGAAAACACGAGAAGCTAATTTTGGAATTTTAAGTGGGTTTAGAAAGGTTGATTCTCTTATAGGAGGTTTCAGAGATAGTGATTTTATTATTATTGGTGCTCGTCCTAGCGTTGGTAAGACAGCATTTGCATTGAATATTGCGTCAAATATTGCATTAAGAAGTGATAAAAAAAATAAGGTAGGTTTTTTTTCTCTTGAAATGACATCAGATGCTTTAATAAAGAGGATAATGGCATCTATGGCAAATATTGATAGTTTTAAGGTTCAAAATAGCATTTTATCTGGGCGTGAAATTCAGGCATTGAATGCTGTAGCAAATGATATTAGTAATTCTGAGCTTTATATTGCAGATACTGCTAATATGAGTTTATTGACGTTATCAACTCAAGCTAGAAAGCTTAAGAAATTTTTTGGTGTGGATATAATATTTATTGATTATATTAGTCTTATTTCGCTTGAGGCTAGGAATCTTCCAAGACATGAGCAAGTAGCTTCAATTAGTAAGGCGCTTAAGGAGCTTGCAAGGGAGCTTAAAATTCCTATTGTTGCTCTGTCTCAACTTACAAGAGATACTGAAGGGAGAGAACCTAATCTTGCAAGTTTAAGAGAATCAGGTGCGTTGGAACAAGATGCTGATATTGTTATATTGCTTCATAGAGACAAAGATTTAAAAAATTTTGTTGGAGAGGAGACACCAGTAGCACAAACTCAAGTTATTATTGCAAAACATAGAAATGGGCCTACGGGAAGAGTTGATATATTGTTTTTGCCTCATGTTGTTAGCTTTGTCAACAAAGATAACGAAAATGAGTATTAG
- the rplI gene encoding 50S ribosomal protein L9 — MKVILKEDFINLGKEGDTVDVKDGFARNYLLPKGFAVFANSHNIDIFRQKKRSILKRQDKKRRLALELKEKLDVVKLEFVMQSSGGEKLFHSINSSNISDELLKLGFEIERRKIDVHHGMLKTFGVYDITIKLYEGIHSVIKVEIKKEDQKNTLKKSKRVEKEA; from the coding sequence ATGAAAGTAATTTTAAAGGAAGATTTTATTAATCTTGGTAAAGAAGGTGATACTGTTGATGTGAAAGATGGGTTTGCAAGAAATTATTTGTTGCCAAAGGGATTTGCTGTTTTTGCAAATAGTCATAATATTGATATTTTTAGGCAGAAGAAGAGATCGATACTTAAGAGACAGGACAAGAAGAGAAGGTTGGCTCTTGAACTTAAAGAAAAACTTGATGTTGTTAAGTTAGAGTTTGTAATGCAATCTAGTGGGGGTGAAAAGTTATTTCATAGTATTAATAGTTCAAATATTTCTGATGAACTTTTAAAGCTTGGATTTGAAATTGAAAGGAGAAAAATAGATGTGCATCATGGTATGTTAAAAACTTTTGGAGTATATGATATAACTATCAAGCTTTATGAGGGGATTCATTCTGTTATTAAGGTTGAGATAAAAAAAGAAGATCAAAAAAATACTCTTAAAAAGTCTAAGAGAGTTGAAAAGGAAGCTTAA